GCTACGACACGGTCGATCTCGACCGCTGCCGGGCGGCCGGGCAGCTGCTGGCCACCAACGGCGGCGCCAACGCCGTGGCCGTGGCCGAGCACACCATTCTGCTCATCCTCTCCGTGCTGCGCCGGCTGCCGGTGATCGACCGCGATACGCGGTCCGGTCGCTGGACGGCGGCCAAGACGCCCGAGTGGGAGCCGCACGAGCTCGAAGGGCGCACGGTCGGGCTGGTGGGCTTCGGGCAGATCGGCCGGCAGGTCGCGCGGCGGCTGCTCCCGTTCGGCGTGGAATTGCAGTACCACGACGTGGTGCAGGCGCCGCGCGATGTGACCGAGAGTCTCAAGATCCGCTACGTGTCGTGGCCGGAGTTGCTGGAAACGTCGGACATCGTCTCGCTGCACGTGCCGCTGATGGGGAGCACCCGTGGTCTCATCGGCGCGGCCGAGATTGCCCGGATGAAGCCGGACGCGATCGTAATCAATACGGCGCGGGGCGGCGTGATCGACGAAGACGCGCTCGTCGACGCCCTGCAACGCGGTCACTTGGGCGGTGCCGGACTCGATGCGTTCGTGGAAGAGCCGTTCCCGGCCGGGCAGGCGCTGGCCGCGCTTGATTCAGTCGTACTGACGCCCCACTTCGCCGGACCGACCTACGAAAGCTGGACCAAGCGAATCCGCTTCGCCTACGAAAACGTGGCCCGCGTGGAGCGCAACGAACGCCCCGAATCGGTCGTCCACGAGCTGGCGGATTTGCCGCTAATGGCAGCGCGATGACGGGCGCTACCCCGACTCCTCTGGTGGAACTAGCGGCTCGATCTGGGATATGAGTTCAAGCAATTCAACTTGAGTGATCCGCCACAGAACATCTAGATCGACTTCAAAATACTTATGGACGACTCGATTTCGGAAGGCGACGATCCGGTGCCAGGGGATTTCCGGGTGTGCTTGCCGGGTGGCCGCGCCGATCCTAGATGCGGCCTCACCGATGTTCTGAACCGCATTCAGCGTTGCGCGCCAGTGAAGGTTGCCCTGTTCGAACTCGCGATGGGTGAGCCCGGACGTGATCTCCAACGCGGCCCGCGCTTCCAGAAGCATATCCAGCAAATAGGCACTTTCATCGCGTTGCATAGATGACCTCGGCGGAATCGAGAATCGCCCGTCGGCGGATGTAGTTTCGGCTTCGCTCGATCCCGCGGCGGCTGACCAAGTCCACCTTGCGTCCGAGCAACTGGCTCAATTCCTCCTCCATGTTGACCATGTCAAAGAGGCCATGCTCAGCTTCCGGCAGAAAGCTGACCAACACGTCAATGTCGCTCTCAGGCCCAAAGTCGTCCCGCAGCACCGATCCGAAGAGCGCCAACTCCGAAATCTGCCAATGCTCGCAGAAGGCGGCCAGCTCCTCTGAGGGCATCTGGAGTTCGCGTTTTGTGGGCTCGCTGCGGGCCACGTCAGGCCCTTTCCGTTGGGCGTTCGAGAAGCTTCATCAGCTCGCGCCATTCGGCGGGGGCGAGGCCGCTGGATTGTTGATCGACCTGTTCGCCGCTGAGCATGCGGCGGAGGACGGCGAGGCCGGGGCCTGAGATCGAGGCGGCGTTCATGCGGTAGTCCATGAAGGCGTCGTAGGTGAGCGGCACCCAGCGGCGGATGACGTCGAGCAGCACGTCGGCGTAGGCGCGGATCTCGTATTGCGCGTGGGGGTCCGCCCGCAACCAGACGAAGTGCAGCAGGTTGAACAGGTCGATCTTCCAGTACCACTGGGTGTAGAAGTTGAGGGAGAGGTTCATCCGCGCCAGCTCGCGCGCCAGGCCCTGGCGGCC
The genomic region above belongs to Chloroflexota bacterium and contains:
- a CDS encoding 2-hydroxyacid dehydrogenase, which produces MRIALYQEFGEGCRRLTHELLPDAPGWELIETRHVGADVAALADEDADIIRSAEVVIATPLSPLPDAIYDPDGRVRLIQLLSAGYDTVDLDRCRAAGQLLATNGGANAVAVAEHTILLILSVLRRLPVIDRDTRSGRWTAAKTPEWEPHELEGRTVGLVGFGQIGRQVARRLLPFGVELQYHDVVQAPRDVTESLKIRYVSWPELLETSDIVSLHVPLMGSTRGLIGAAEIARMKPDAIVINTARGGVIDEDALVDALQRGHLGGAGLDAFVEEPFPAGQALAALDSVVLTPHFAGPTYESWTKRIRFAYENVARVERNERPESVVHELADLPLMAAR
- a CDS encoding DUF86 domain-containing protein, producing MQRDESAYLLDMLLEARAALEITSGLTHREFEQGNLHWRATLNAVQNIGEAASRIGAATRQAHPEIPWHRIVAFRNRVVHKYFEVDLDVLWRITQVELLELISQIEPLVPPEESG
- a CDS encoding nucleotidyltransferase family protein, with product MPSEELAAFCEHWQISELALFGSVLRDDFGPESDIDVLVSFLPEAEHGLFDMVNMEEELSQLLGRKVDLVSRRGIERSRNYIRRRAILDSAEVIYATR